The following proteins are encoded in a genomic region of Corythoichthys intestinalis isolate RoL2023-P3 chromosome 5, ASM3026506v1, whole genome shotgun sequence:
- the irf7 gene encoding interferon regulatory factor 7 isoform X2: MQCPQKPMFANWLIEQVEAGQYEGLCYVAQNKIRIPWKHISKKDCSVVDTKIFHAWAVVSGKISDFPKDKARWKTNFRCNLNHHPRFKLVEDNSKTTDPHKIYEIINTKSNDEFTQNIQAPTEDSDMIVDLYRAPTEKQYANDFMVLEPGIQPSGMSQFDRRKTITFIPFVMSLIKMSFPSLYPSLSHWCAIEYFQNYLTVQGTHSVAAIAKNASHLLEVNPYLPQYRSIDLEVSIHYRNRLMLKTIVNTARLQLHYPQQATENNFYSLCFPTTEGLLDHKQIEYTNRILNSIQRGLLLEVHESGIYGIRQDTCRVFASTDIPSMAPARKLPKNTIVELFNVQKFIQELKQFKENSGGTPNYKITMCFGEMFPDGKPLEKKLIVVQVVPLIFQSFHEKAQSEGASSLNSANVSLQLSNSFYDFIASQLSPPTTEFNEQSN, encoded by the exons ATGCAGTG TCCTCAAAAGCCTATGTTTGCCAACTGGCTTATAGAGCAAGTAGAGGCGGGCCAGTATGAAGGTCTGTGCTACGTCGCACAAAACAAGATCCGAATTCCCTGGAAGCACATCTCCAAAAAGGACTGCAGTGTGGTCGACACCAAAATATTTCAT GCATGGGCAGTTGTTAGTGGTAAGATCAGTGATTTCCCAAAGGATAAGGCCAGGTGGAAAACAAACTTTCGCTGTAACCTGAACCACCACCCACGCTTCAAACTGGTTGAAGATAACTCTAAGACTACAGACCCTCATAAAATCTATGAGATTATCAACACTAAAA GCAATGATGAATTTACACAGAATATACAAGCACCAACTGAGGATTCTGACAtgattgtagacctctacaggGCTCCCACAGAG aAACAATATGCAAATGACTTTATGGTTTTAGAGCCTGGCATCCAACCATCAGGTATGTCTCAATTTGAtcgaagaaaaacaataacatttatcccttttgtaATGTCTTTGATTAAAATGTCATTTCCCTCACTCTATCCTTCTCTCTCACACTGGTGTGCAATAGAATACTTTCAAAATTATCTAACTGTCCAGGGAACTCATTCTGTTGCTGCAATAGCTAAGAATGCCAGTCATCTTttagaag TAAATCCATATCTGCCTCAATATCGGAGTATTGACTTAGAAGTCTCCATCCACTACAGGAATCGACTTATGCTAAAGACTATAGTGAACACAGCTCGTCTCCAACTCCACTACCCCCAACAGGCCACTGAGAACAACTTCTATTCACTCTGCTTTCCCACTACTGAAGGCCTGCTGGACCACAAACAG ATTGAATACACCAATCGTATCCTAAACAGTATCCAGAGAGGTCTACTTCTAGAAGTGCACGAGTCTGGCATTTATGGCATCAGGCAGGACACTTGCCGTGTGTTTGCCAGCACTGACATACCCAGCATGGCTCCAGCaagaaaattacccaaaaataccaTTGTGGAGCTTTTCAATGTTCAGAAGTTTATTCAAG aactAAAGCAGTTTAAAGAGAACAGTGGTGGCACTCCCAACTATAAAATCACTATGTGTTTTGGAGAAATGTTCCCAGATGGAAAACCACTGGAAAAGAAGCTTATTGTAGTCCAG gtgGTCCCACTGATCTTCCAAAGCTTTCATGAGAAGGCCCAGAGTGAAGGAGCATCTTCGCTGAACAGTGCTAACGTCAGTCTGCAGTTGTCAAACAGCTTTTATGATTTCATTGCATCTCAATTAAGCCCACCAACAACTGAGTTTAATGAACAGTCCAATTGA
- the irf7 gene encoding interferon regulatory factor 7 isoform X1, with product MQCPQKPMFANWLIEQVEAGQYEGLCYVAQNKIRIPWKHISKKDCSVVDTKIFHAWAVVSGKISDFPKDKARWKTNFRCNLNHHPRFKLVEDNSKTTDPHKIYEIINTKIIVVAGNDEFTQNIQAPTEDSDMIVDLYRAPTEKQYANDFMVLEPGIQPSGMSQFDRRKTITFIPFVMSLIKMSFPSLYPSLSHWCAIEYFQNYLTVQGTHSVAAIAKNASHLLEVNPYLPQYRSIDLEVSIHYRNRLMLKTIVNTARLQLHYPQQATENNFYSLCFPTTEGLLDHKQIEYTNRILNSIQRGLLLEVHESGIYGIRQDTCRVFASTDIPSMAPARKLPKNTIVELFNVQKFIQELKQFKENSGGTPNYKITMCFGEMFPDGKPLEKKLIVVQVVPLIFQSFHEKAQSEGASSLNSANVSLQLSNSFYDFIASQLSPPTTEFNEQSN from the exons ATGCAGTG TCCTCAAAAGCCTATGTTTGCCAACTGGCTTATAGAGCAAGTAGAGGCGGGCCAGTATGAAGGTCTGTGCTACGTCGCACAAAACAAGATCCGAATTCCCTGGAAGCACATCTCCAAAAAGGACTGCAGTGTGGTCGACACCAAAATATTTCAT GCATGGGCAGTTGTTAGTGGTAAGATCAGTGATTTCCCAAAGGATAAGGCCAGGTGGAAAACAAACTTTCGCTGTAACCTGAACCACCACCCACGCTTCAAACTGGTTGAAGATAACTCTAAGACTACAGACCCTCATAAAATCTATGAGATTATCAACACTAAAA TTATTGTTGTTGCAGGCAATGATGAATTTACACAGAATATACAAGCACCAACTGAGGATTCTGACAtgattgtagacctctacaggGCTCCCACAGAG aAACAATATGCAAATGACTTTATGGTTTTAGAGCCTGGCATCCAACCATCAGGTATGTCTCAATTTGAtcgaagaaaaacaataacatttatcccttttgtaATGTCTTTGATTAAAATGTCATTTCCCTCACTCTATCCTTCTCTCTCACACTGGTGTGCAATAGAATACTTTCAAAATTATCTAACTGTCCAGGGAACTCATTCTGTTGCTGCAATAGCTAAGAATGCCAGTCATCTTttagaag TAAATCCATATCTGCCTCAATATCGGAGTATTGACTTAGAAGTCTCCATCCACTACAGGAATCGACTTATGCTAAAGACTATAGTGAACACAGCTCGTCTCCAACTCCACTACCCCCAACAGGCCACTGAGAACAACTTCTATTCACTCTGCTTTCCCACTACTGAAGGCCTGCTGGACCACAAACAG ATTGAATACACCAATCGTATCCTAAACAGTATCCAGAGAGGTCTACTTCTAGAAGTGCACGAGTCTGGCATTTATGGCATCAGGCAGGACACTTGCCGTGTGTTTGCCAGCACTGACATACCCAGCATGGCTCCAGCaagaaaattacccaaaaataccaTTGTGGAGCTTTTCAATGTTCAGAAGTTTATTCAAG aactAAAGCAGTTTAAAGAGAACAGTGGTGGCACTCCCAACTATAAAATCACTATGTGTTTTGGAGAAATGTTCCCAGATGGAAAACCACTGGAAAAGAAGCTTATTGTAGTCCAG gtgGTCCCACTGATCTTCCAAAGCTTTCATGAGAAGGCCCAGAGTGAAGGAGCATCTTCGCTGAACAGTGCTAACGTCAGTCTGCAGTTGTCAAACAGCTTTTATGATTTCATTGCATCTCAATTAAGCCCACCAACAACTGAGTTTAATGAACAGTCCAATTGA
- the irf7 gene encoding interferon regulatory factor 7 isoform X4: protein MQCPQKPMFANWLIEQVEAGQYEGLCYVAQNKIRIPWKHISKKDCSVVDTKIFHAWAVVSGKISDFPKDKARWKTNFRCNLNHHPRFKLVEDNSKTTDPHKIYEIINTKSNDEFTQNIQAPTEDSDMIVDLYRAPTEKQYANDFMVLEPGIQPSEYFQNYLTVQGTHSVAAIAKNASHLLEVNPYLPQYRSIDLEVSIHYRNRLMLKTIVNTARLQLHYPQQATENNFYSLCFPTTEGLLDHKQIEYTNRILNSIQRGLLLEVHESGIYGIRQDTCRVFASTDIPSMAPARKLPKNTIVELFNVQKFIQELKQFKENSGGTPNYKITMCFGEMFPDGKPLEKKLIVVQVVPLIFQSFHEKAQSEGASSLNSANVSLQLSNSFYDFIASQLSPPTTEFNEQSN from the exons ATGCAGTG TCCTCAAAAGCCTATGTTTGCCAACTGGCTTATAGAGCAAGTAGAGGCGGGCCAGTATGAAGGTCTGTGCTACGTCGCACAAAACAAGATCCGAATTCCCTGGAAGCACATCTCCAAAAAGGACTGCAGTGTGGTCGACACCAAAATATTTCAT GCATGGGCAGTTGTTAGTGGTAAGATCAGTGATTTCCCAAAGGATAAGGCCAGGTGGAAAACAAACTTTCGCTGTAACCTGAACCACCACCCACGCTTCAAACTGGTTGAAGATAACTCTAAGACTACAGACCCTCATAAAATCTATGAGATTATCAACACTAAAA GCAATGATGAATTTACACAGAATATACAAGCACCAACTGAGGATTCTGACAtgattgtagacctctacaggGCTCCCACAGAG aAACAATATGCAAATGACTTTATGGTTTTAGAGCCTGGCATCCAACCATCAG AATACTTTCAAAATTATCTAACTGTCCAGGGAACTCATTCTGTTGCTGCAATAGCTAAGAATGCCAGTCATCTTttagaag TAAATCCATATCTGCCTCAATATCGGAGTATTGACTTAGAAGTCTCCATCCACTACAGGAATCGACTTATGCTAAAGACTATAGTGAACACAGCTCGTCTCCAACTCCACTACCCCCAACAGGCCACTGAGAACAACTTCTATTCACTCTGCTTTCCCACTACTGAAGGCCTGCTGGACCACAAACAG ATTGAATACACCAATCGTATCCTAAACAGTATCCAGAGAGGTCTACTTCTAGAAGTGCACGAGTCTGGCATTTATGGCATCAGGCAGGACACTTGCCGTGTGTTTGCCAGCACTGACATACCCAGCATGGCTCCAGCaagaaaattacccaaaaataccaTTGTGGAGCTTTTCAATGTTCAGAAGTTTATTCAAG aactAAAGCAGTTTAAAGAGAACAGTGGTGGCACTCCCAACTATAAAATCACTATGTGTTTTGGAGAAATGTTCCCAGATGGAAAACCACTGGAAAAGAAGCTTATTGTAGTCCAG gtgGTCCCACTGATCTTCCAAAGCTTTCATGAGAAGGCCCAGAGTGAAGGAGCATCTTCGCTGAACAGTGCTAACGTCAGTCTGCAGTTGTCAAACAGCTTTTATGATTTCATTGCATCTCAATTAAGCCCACCAACAACTGAGTTTAATGAACAGTCCAATTGA
- the ascl1b gene encoding achaete-scute homolog 1b, protein MATITTTQSAFTLALAERRVHAPAQNCSLPSAHEQNRSKVLKRQRSNSPELLRCKRRLSFNGLGYSIPQQQPVAVARRNERERNRVKQVNMGFQTLRQHVPNGAANKKMSKVETLRSAVEYIRALQQLLDEHDAVSAAFQCGLPSPTLSNTYSADPESPHSTYSSDEPLSSEEQELLDFTTWFDRY, encoded by the coding sequence ATGGCAACCATCACCACCACGCAGAGCGCCTTCACCTTGGCGCTCGCTGAGAGACGCGTGCACGCTCCGGCGCAGAATTGCTCGCTCCCGAGCGCGCACGAGCAAAACCGGAGTAAAGTGCTGAAGAGACAGCGCTCCAACTCGCCCGAGCTGCTGCGATGCAAACGACGCCTGAGCTTCAACGGCCTGGGCTACTCCATTCCGCAGCAACAGCCCGTGGCCGTGGCCCGCCGGAACGAACGGGAGCGGAACCGGGTCAAACAGGTCAACATGGGATTCCAGACGCTGCGCCAGCACGTGCCCAACGGGGCCGCCAACAAGAAGATGAGCAAGGTGGAGACGCTGCGCTCGGCGGTGGAGTACATCCGAGCTTTGCAGCAGCTTTTGGACGAGCACGACGCGGTGTCGGCGGCCTTCCAGTGCGGCCTGCCCTCGCCCACGCTTTCCAACACCTACTCGGCCGACCCGGAGTCGCCTCACTCCACCTACTCGTCCGACGAGCCTCTGAGCTCCGAGGAGCAGGAGTTGTTGGACTTCACCACCTGGTTCGATCGCTACTGA
- the irf7 gene encoding interferon regulatory factor 7 isoform X3, translating to MQCPQKPMFANWLIEQVEAGQYEGLCYVAQNKIRIPWKHISKKDCSVVDTKIFHAWAVVSGKISDFPKDKARWKTNFRCNLNHHPRFKLVEDNSKTTDPHKIYEIINTKIIVVAGNDEFTQNIQAPTEDSDMIVDLYRAPTEKQYANDFMVLEPGIQPSEYFQNYLTVQGTHSVAAIAKNASHLLEVNPYLPQYRSIDLEVSIHYRNRLMLKTIVNTARLQLHYPQQATENNFYSLCFPTTEGLLDHKQIEYTNRILNSIQRGLLLEVHESGIYGIRQDTCRVFASTDIPSMAPARKLPKNTIVELFNVQKFIQELKQFKENSGGTPNYKITMCFGEMFPDGKPLEKKLIVVQVVPLIFQSFHEKAQSEGASSLNSANVSLQLSNSFYDFIASQLSPPTTEFNEQSN from the exons ATGCAGTG TCCTCAAAAGCCTATGTTTGCCAACTGGCTTATAGAGCAAGTAGAGGCGGGCCAGTATGAAGGTCTGTGCTACGTCGCACAAAACAAGATCCGAATTCCCTGGAAGCACATCTCCAAAAAGGACTGCAGTGTGGTCGACACCAAAATATTTCAT GCATGGGCAGTTGTTAGTGGTAAGATCAGTGATTTCCCAAAGGATAAGGCCAGGTGGAAAACAAACTTTCGCTGTAACCTGAACCACCACCCACGCTTCAAACTGGTTGAAGATAACTCTAAGACTACAGACCCTCATAAAATCTATGAGATTATCAACACTAAAA TTATTGTTGTTGCAGGCAATGATGAATTTACACAGAATATACAAGCACCAACTGAGGATTCTGACAtgattgtagacctctacaggGCTCCCACAGAG aAACAATATGCAAATGACTTTATGGTTTTAGAGCCTGGCATCCAACCATCAG AATACTTTCAAAATTATCTAACTGTCCAGGGAACTCATTCTGTTGCTGCAATAGCTAAGAATGCCAGTCATCTTttagaag TAAATCCATATCTGCCTCAATATCGGAGTATTGACTTAGAAGTCTCCATCCACTACAGGAATCGACTTATGCTAAAGACTATAGTGAACACAGCTCGTCTCCAACTCCACTACCCCCAACAGGCCACTGAGAACAACTTCTATTCACTCTGCTTTCCCACTACTGAAGGCCTGCTGGACCACAAACAG ATTGAATACACCAATCGTATCCTAAACAGTATCCAGAGAGGTCTACTTCTAGAAGTGCACGAGTCTGGCATTTATGGCATCAGGCAGGACACTTGCCGTGTGTTTGCCAGCACTGACATACCCAGCATGGCTCCAGCaagaaaattacccaaaaataccaTTGTGGAGCTTTTCAATGTTCAGAAGTTTATTCAAG aactAAAGCAGTTTAAAGAGAACAGTGGTGGCACTCCCAACTATAAAATCACTATGTGTTTTGGAGAAATGTTCCCAGATGGAAAACCACTGGAAAAGAAGCTTATTGTAGTCCAG gtgGTCCCACTGATCTTCCAAAGCTTTCATGAGAAGGCCCAGAGTGAAGGAGCATCTTCGCTGAACAGTGCTAACGTCAGTCTGCAGTTGTCAAACAGCTTTTATGATTTCATTGCATCTCAATTAAGCCCACCAACAACTGAGTTTAATGAACAGTCCAATTGA